A section of the Streptomyces sp. NBC_00178 genome encodes:
- a CDS encoding LacI family DNA-binding transcriptional regulator — protein MTADVSPPVRPATLEDVAAVAGVSRATVSRVINGATTVDPALRRVVEEAVATTGYVPNRAARSLVTRRTDSIALVVSERERRPVAEPFVGRMFSDPHFGRVVGGVLDVLRPAGIQMVLMLADDEASRNQLLSYLRQGHVDGVVLISSHADDPLPALLHDTRLPAVLAGRPLRPSPLTYVEADQRAGAQMAADLLVSLGRRNIASIAGPQDRPAGQARLDGFLDSLAGHGIGEVEVAEGDFTHTGGASAMRKLLRDRPGLDGVFIASDLMALGALPVLLRAGRDVPGDVAVVGFDDSSAALACDPPLTTVRQPVEEMASEMARLLLKQIGKSGRPEPSVVFHPTLVRRESA, from the coding sequence ATGACAGCCGACGTTTCACCGCCCGTACGCCCCGCCACCTTGGAGGACGTGGCCGCGGTGGCGGGCGTCTCCCGGGCCACGGTGTCCCGGGTGATCAACGGTGCGACCACGGTGGACCCTGCCCTGCGACGCGTGGTGGAGGAGGCGGTCGCCACGACGGGCTACGTGCCCAACCGCGCCGCCCGGTCCCTGGTGACCCGGCGGACCGACTCGATCGCCCTGGTGGTGTCCGAGCGTGAACGGCGTCCCGTCGCCGAGCCGTTCGTCGGCCGGATGTTCTCCGACCCGCACTTCGGACGGGTCGTCGGCGGAGTGCTCGACGTGCTGCGCCCCGCGGGCATCCAGATGGTGCTGATGCTGGCGGACGACGAGGCCTCACGCAACCAGCTGCTGTCGTACCTGCGTCAGGGCCACGTCGACGGTGTGGTGCTGATCTCCTCGCACGCCGACGATCCGCTGCCCGCGCTCCTCCACGACACCCGGCTGCCGGCCGTGCTGGCCGGCCGGCCGCTCCGCCCCTCGCCGCTCACCTACGTCGAGGCCGACCAGCGCGCGGGTGCGCAGATGGCCGCCGACCTGCTCGTGTCGCTGGGGCGGCGCAACATCGCCAGCATCGCCGGCCCCCAGGACAGGCCCGCCGGCCAGGCGCGGCTGGACGGGTTCCTGGACTCGCTGGCGGGGCACGGGATCGGTGAGGTGGAGGTGGCCGAAGGGGACTTCACGCACACAGGTGGCGCCTCCGCGATGCGGAAGCTGCTGCGCGACCGCCCGGGCCTGGACGGGGTGTTCATCGCGTCGGACCTGATGGCGCTCGGCGCCCTGCCGGTGCTGCTGCGGGCGGGAAGGGACGTGCCCGGGGACGTGGCGGTGGTCGGCTTCGACGACAGCAGCGCGGCGCTCGCCTGCGATCCGCCGCTCACCACGGTCCGTCAGCCGGTGGAGGAGATGGCGTCCGAGATGGCCCGGCTGCTGCTGAAGCAGATCGGCAAGTCGGGTCGTCCCGAGCCGTCGGTGGTCTTCCATCCGACCCTGGTGCGGCGCGAGTCCGCGTGA
- a CDS encoding DUF305 domain-containing protein, which yields MAARRTAAALLLLVLLTSCTGNAGPEPGHGAGPPPTTAAPAPSGHPTDAAWVQLMVPMDEQAVVLLGLAAREATGPGLRPWAARLRAELASELGDLRRLRDRMGLPDTDLHKGHDMPGMVTDQDLDDARAARGSAFDSLLVAQMHDHLRQSAQVSRSEVTAGTRAEARERAGTLVTARGGQLAALAALCAGTPTDVPEPFACPSDHPV from the coding sequence ATGGCGGCTCGCCGTACCGCAGCAGCCCTTCTCCTGCTCGTCCTGCTGACCTCGTGCACGGGGAATGCGGGGCCGGAGCCGGGTCACGGTGCCGGGCCACCGCCCACGACTGCGGCACCGGCACCCTCGGGCCACCCCACCGACGCCGCGTGGGTCCAGCTGATGGTCCCCATGGACGAGCAGGCCGTCGTGCTGCTCGGCCTCGCCGCGCGGGAGGCCACGGGGCCGGGACTGCGCCCCTGGGCGGCACGGCTTCGCGCGGAACTCGCGTCGGAGCTGGGGGATTTGCGCCGGCTGCGCGACCGGATGGGCCTCCCGGACACCGATCTCCACAAGGGTCACGACATGCCGGGCATGGTGACGGACCAGGACCTGGACGACGCACGTGCGGCACGGGGCAGCGCCTTCGACTCCCTGTTGGTGGCACAGATGCACGACCACCTGCGGCAGTCCGCGCAGGTGTCGCGCTCGGAGGTGACCGCGGGGACCCGCGCGGAGGCCAGGGAGCGGGCGGGGACGCTCGTGACCGCGCGCGGCGGGCAGTTGGCCGCGCTGGCGGCTCTTTGCGCGGGCACGCCCACTGACGTGCCGGAACCCTTCGCCTGCCCGTCGGATCACCCGGTATAA
- a CDS encoding DUF1996 domain-containing protein produces the protein MAGLAAAALALSLVQANVGNAAAERNEPRAAADVVRVAEFLAECPYTHRAPDDPIVLPNLPGASHMHSFFGNDSTNAHSDLASLERAGTSCAPRTDLSSYWVPTLYNGDQAVEPTGTTFYYLGEGVRDDIIRTIKPFPRGLRIVAGNAKATGPNDNTISRWSCLHHGEVNPSHDFVTCPAGSMMESYLDFPQCWNGRDLDSADHKSHMAYPVGGACPSTHPVPVPKLRQVLRYPVNGDPARFRLASGRGYTMHGDFFNVWPEAEMAQRVRDCINAIIKCGANGTP, from the coding sequence ATCGCCGGGCTCGCCGCCGCCGCGCTCGCCCTCTCCCTCGTTCAGGCCAACGTGGGCAACGCCGCCGCCGAACGGAACGAACCCCGGGCCGCCGCGGACGTGGTCCGGGTCGCCGAGTTCCTGGCGGAATGCCCCTACACGCACCGGGCACCGGACGACCCGATCGTGCTGCCCAACCTTCCGGGCGCCTCGCACATGCACAGCTTCTTCGGCAACGACTCCACCAACGCCCACTCCGACCTGGCGTCCCTGGAGAGGGCGGGCACCAGCTGCGCGCCCAGGACCGACCTCTCCTCGTACTGGGTGCCCACGCTGTACAACGGCGACCAGGCGGTGGAACCGACCGGCACCACCTTCTACTACCTCGGCGAGGGCGTCCGGGACGACATCATCCGGACCATCAAGCCCTTCCCCCGCGGGCTGCGGATCGTCGCGGGCAACGCGAAAGCGACGGGACCGAACGACAACACCATCTCGCGGTGGTCGTGTCTGCACCACGGTGAGGTGAACCCGTCCCACGACTTCGTCACCTGCCCGGCCGGCTCGATGATGGAGAGCTATCTGGACTTCCCGCAGTGCTGGAACGGCAGGGATCTGGACTCCGCCGACCACAAGAGCCACATGGCGTATCCGGTGGGCGGCGCCTGTCCGTCGACGCATCCCGTCCCGGTACCCAAACTCCGCCAGGTCCTGCGCTATCCGGTCAACGGCGACCCCGCACGCTTCAGACTGGCCTCGGGCCGCGGCTACACGATGCACGGCGACTTCTTCAACGTGTGGCCCGAGGCGGAGATGGCGCAGCGGGTGCGCGACTGCATCAACGCGATCATCAAGTGCGGTGCGAACGGCACTCCCTGA
- the ligA gene encoding NAD-dependent DNA ligase LigA — protein MTTNPAGVPADTAAYAAAVEEAKRAAAAYYAAGESRLDDDAYDRLVRGIAAYEEGHPQEVLDASPTGKVAGGAASGDVPHTAPMLSLDNVFSAEQFVTWTASVERRIKRPVAAWSVEPKLDGLAVAARYRQGRLERLITRGDGTAGEDVSHAVGAVLGLPALLDEPVTVEVRGEILMTDEQFEQANAVRTEHGAAPFANPRNGAAGTLRAKDRPYRVEMTFFAYGALALPDSGELTAVLDELPHGEVLSYVAGLGVHTAADSAVAPRTVASAEEAQAGVEEIASLRASLPFGIDGIVIKADLAADRRDAGSGTRAPRWAIAYKLPAVEKVTRLLGVEWNVGRTGIIAPRAVLEPVEIDGSTVGFATLHNPADITRRDLRLGDHVMVYKAGDIIPRIEAPVAHLRTGDEKPIDFPEVCPRCGSEIDMSEQRWRCTRGRDCRVVASVSYAAGRDQLDIEGLGATRVVQLVDAGLVQDFADLFTLEREQLLSLERMGETSTDNLLAAIDTARARPLSRVFCALGVRGTGRSMSRRIARYFASMDRIVAADAEVLQQVDGIGKEKAAAVVSELAELEPLIGKLMAAGVNMTEPGATPPPEPGAVEGDGPQGEEFTGLPLDGMTVVVTGAMTGALEKLSRNQMNELIERAGGKSSSSVSKRTSLLVAGDKAGSKRAKAEDLGVEIAAPEAFATLVEAFLVTEG, from the coding sequence ATGACGACGAACCCAGCCGGCGTGCCCGCCGACACCGCCGCCTACGCGGCCGCCGTGGAAGAGGCGAAGCGTGCCGCCGCCGCGTACTACGCCGCAGGTGAGAGCAGGCTCGACGACGACGCGTACGACCGGCTCGTGCGCGGGATCGCCGCCTACGAGGAGGGGCACCCGCAGGAGGTGCTGGACGCGTCGCCGACCGGCAAGGTGGCGGGCGGTGCGGCCTCGGGGGACGTGCCGCACACCGCACCCATGCTCTCGCTGGACAACGTCTTCTCCGCCGAGCAGTTCGTCACCTGGACCGCGTCCGTGGAGCGGCGGATCAAGCGGCCCGTCGCCGCCTGGAGCGTCGAGCCCAAGCTCGACGGCCTGGCCGTCGCCGCGCGGTACCGCCAGGGCCGCCTGGAGCGGCTGATCACCCGTGGGGACGGGACGGCGGGCGAGGACGTCTCGCACGCGGTGGGTGCGGTGCTCGGCCTGCCCGCCCTGCTCGACGAGCCGGTCACCGTCGAGGTGCGCGGCGAGATCCTCATGACCGACGAGCAGTTCGAGCAGGCGAACGCCGTGCGCACGGAGCACGGCGCGGCGCCGTTCGCCAACCCGCGCAACGGGGCGGCGGGAACCCTGCGGGCCAAGGACCGCCCCTACCGCGTGGAGATGACCTTCTTCGCCTACGGCGCACTCGCCCTTCCGGACTCCGGTGAGCTGACCGCCGTCCTCGACGAACTCCCGCACGGCGAGGTCCTGTCGTACGTCGCCGGGCTCGGGGTGCACACGGCCGCGGACAGCGCCGTCGCGCCGCGCACCGTCGCCTCGGCCGAGGAGGCGCAGGCGGGTGTGGAGGAGATAGCCTCGCTGCGCGCCTCGCTGCCGTTCGGGATCGACGGCATCGTGATCAAGGCGGACCTCGCGGCGGACAGGCGCGACGCCGGATCCGGGACCAGGGCGCCGCGCTGGGCCATCGCCTACAAGCTGCCGGCCGTCGAGAAGGTCACCCGGCTGCTCGGTGTCGAATGGAACGTGGGCCGGACCGGCATCATCGCGCCGCGGGCCGTCCTGGAGCCCGTCGAGATCGACGGATCCACCGTCGGGTTCGCCACGCTGCACAACCCGGCCGACATCACCCGGCGCGATCTGCGCCTGGGTGACCACGTGATGGTCTACAAGGCGGGCGACATCATCCCCCGCATCGAGGCACCTGTCGCACACCTGCGGACGGGTGACGAGAAGCCGATCGACTTCCCCGAGGTCTGCCCCCGGTGCGGCTCGGAGATCGACATGAGCGAGCAGCGCTGGCGATGCACCCGAGGCCGGGACTGCCGGGTGGTCGCCTCCGTCTCGTACGCCGCCGGGCGTGACCAGCTCGACATCGAGGGCCTCGGTGCCACCCGCGTCGTCCAGCTCGTCGACGCCGGCCTCGTCCAGGACTTCGCCGACCTGTTCACCCTGGAGCGCGAGCAGCTCCTGTCGCTGGAGCGGATGGGGGAGACCTCCACCGACAACCTCCTGGCGGCGATCGACACGGCCAGGGCGCGGCCGCTGTCCCGCGTCTTCTGCGCCCTCGGTGTGCGCGGCACGGGACGCTCCATGTCCCGTCGTATCGCCCGGTACTTCGCCTCGATGGACCGCATCGTCGCGGCGGACGCCGAGGTGCTGCAGCAGGTGGACGGCATAGGCAAGGAGAAGGCGGCGGCCGTCGTCTCGGAGCTGGCCGAGCTCGAGCCGCTGATCGGCAAACTCATGGCCGCCGGGGTCAACATGACCGAGCCCGGCGCGACACCCCCGCCGGAGCCTGGGGCGGTGGAAGGAGACGGGCCGCAGGGGGAGGAGTTCACCGGTCTGCCGCTCGACGGCATGACGGTCGTGGTGACCGGCGCCATGACCGGTGCCCTGGAGAAGCTCTCGCGCAATCAGATGAACGAGCTGATCGAGAGGGCGGGCGGCAAGTCCTCGTCCAGCGTCTCGAAGCGCACGAGTCTGCTGGTCGCGGGTGACAAGGCCGGGTCGAAGCGGGCCAAGGCCGAGGACCTCGGCGTCGAGATCGCCGCGCCCGAGGCGTTCGCGACGCTGGTGGAGGCCTTTCTCGTGACGGAGGGATAG
- a CDS encoding rod shape-determining protein MreC — translation MRSSRDGRRRDRPAAAGRSASDGGTRSPGTSRVLAIDLGGSGTRAWVCGGALLGAGSVSHDSASRPVRRGRIVDPESCAVLLARVADTALGADRRDSVIVLSRPVLAGLEHRAQARELLARLGPSSGMVLSSAEAAAACAGPAGSGPVLVVDMGAELTEVALLVDGVTRDARQADSGLTDLDPDALPAQLAGAVVDMIACMWREDRHGAVRGALRRGPVLTGGGALRSDVTGLIAARLGAAVRVDPDPSTAVVRGAALLAGRVPAGTRPGPAPAVPARRR, via the coding sequence ATGCGTTCCTCGCGTGACGGACGGCGGCGGGACCGGCCGGCAGCCGCAGGTCGCAGTGCGTCCGACGGGGGGACCCGCAGCCCCGGTACCTCACGTGTACTGGCGATCGACCTGGGCGGTTCGGGGACACGCGCCTGGGTCTGCGGGGGCGCTCTCCTGGGCGCGGGCTCGGTCTCCCACGACAGCGCCTCCCGGCCGGTCCGCCGGGGGCGCATCGTCGACCCGGAGTCCTGCGCGGTGCTGCTCGCACGCGTCGCCGACACGGCCCTGGGCGCCGATCGGCGCGACAGCGTCATCGTGCTCAGCCGGCCCGTCCTCGCCGGGCTGGAGCACCGCGCACAGGCGAGGGAACTCCTCGCCCGCCTCGGCCCGTCCTCCGGCATGGTCCTCAGCAGCGCCGAGGCCGCCGCCGCGTGCGCCGGACCGGCAGGCAGCGGTCCCGTACTCGTCGTCGACATGGGGGCGGAGCTGACCGAAGTCGCGCTCCTCGTCGACGGAGTGACCAGGGACGCCCGTCAGGCGGACTCGGGGCTCACCGACCTGGACCCGGACGCGCTTCCCGCCCAACTCGCGGGAGCCGTCGTCGATATGATCGCGTGCATGTGGCGCGAGGACCGGCACGGCGCGGTGCGCGGAGCACTGCGACGCGGCCCCGTGCTCACCGGCGGTGGAGCGCTGCGCAGCGATGTCACCGGCCTGATCGCCGCGCGCCTCGGGGCGGCCGTGCGCGTCGACCCCGATCCGTCGACCGCGGTCGTCCGGGGAGCCGCTCTCCTTGCCGGACGCGTCCCGGCCGGCACACGGCCCGGACCCGCACCGGCCGTCCCGGCCCGGCGGAGGTGA